The genomic window CGGCCCCGCTCGTCCCGCACGCTCTCCATCGCAAAGGCCACGCATCCCGAGTCCAGCAGGGCCCGCGTGAGCCTCCGGTTCACCGCGAGCGAGAGGAAGGCAAAGATCATGAGCCCCGGCCTGAGATACCCGTACTCCTCCGGCACCGGGCCGTAAACTTTGGCTACCAGCTCGGCCTCGGCGTAGACCTCGGACGCCTCCGCCGCCATCCTGGCCCCGGCCTCCGCGTACTCCTCGTCGGGTATCGCCGCAAGATCCCCCGCGCCGGGCTCGACGAGCACCCGGTGCCCGGCCCGCGAGAGCTCGTTGACGGCGTGCGGCGTAAGCGCCACCCGGCTCTCGCCCGGCGTAAGCTCCTTGACCACCCCGATCCTCAAGCCACGGCCCCCAGAAATCTCACCGTTCTCTCGTACACTCCGCCGGTCATCCTACACCCACGCCGCGCCCACGCAATTCTTAACCGCTTCTCCCGGGCGCTTCTTCGGCACTTCTTCTATACACCTTATACACCTTATACACCTCACCCAAAGACTAACCGGATTGGTGGCCGTGATCTACCCCGAGCGCCCGCAGCATCTCCTTCCGCGCCCCCCGGCAACCGAGCGTGACATCCGCGCGCCCCGTGTCTTCCGCGTTTTCTCTATCTTCACCATCTTTTGCGCCTTCTGGAGTCGGACTCCACGACGGCCCGAAACGCACCCGCACACCGCCTCTCCACAACCGCAGGGCCAGTCCTTGTACCGCGCCGGGCTCGGGAGCGTAGGCCCGGGCCGGGCGCGCCACCCGCGTCCTGAGCGCCGCCTCCCGCACCCCGGCCACCGAGACGACGGTCCGCAGCAGCTCGTCCAGGGCGGCGGACAGATCCTCCTCGTCGAGACCGGCCAGCGTACCCCGCACCATCGTGACCTCCGAATCAGTGGACTCCCGCAGGGACGCCCGGACCTTCGAGTCATCCACGGCGGGTAGCAGTGGGAGCACGGCGACCCGGGTATCCCACCCGGGAGGCCACTCCAGGCTGGCCTCGAACTCGGCAACCCCGGCGTTGCGCGTCTGGATCACACCCGCCGGCTCGTCCTCCAACAACCCCACCACCAGTGGGCCCCGCGCGAGAACGCCGTGCAGCCTGAGCAAGTCGTCCCCCTTCGGCATGCGGTTCGGAAGGCGGGTATCGAGGAGGCTCACCTTACGTTTACCTGAATCTTTACCCGCATCTACCTGCGACGTGCAGGCGTGTAACCCGCTACCCCGCCTCGGTCTCTCTGGATTCTCTGGAGAGGACGGCCCGGGACTCGCGGCAGGCCCCGACGAAGCCCCGGAACAGCGGGTGGGGTGATAGCGGCCGGCTCTTGAACTCCGGGTGGAACTGGCAACCGATGTAGAACGGATGATCCTGGACCTCAGCGATCTCCACGAGCCGGCCGTCGGGCGAGGTCCCCGAGAAGGTCATGCCGGAGCCGGTGAGCCGCTCGCGGTAGAAGTTGTTCAGCTCGTAGCGGTGGCGGTGGCGCTCCTGGACCATCGTCTCGCCGTAGACGCGGGAGGCCAGGGTGCCGGGCGCTATCTGGCACGGATACGCCCCGAGGCGCATCGTGCCGCCGAGCTCCACCCCGACCTGATCCGCCATGATGTCTATCACCGGGTGCTCCGTCTCGGGGTCAAGCTCCGAGGAGTTCGCCCCGGCGAGGCCCGCGACGTGGCGGGCGTACTCGATCACCGCGATCTGCATCCCCAGGCACAGGCCGAGATAGGGAGTGCCACTCTCGCGGGCGTAGCGCGCCGCCTCCACCTTGCCCTCCGTACCCCGGTCCCCGAAGCCCGGCAGCACGAGCACCCCGTCCGCCTCCGAGAGCCGGTCGCGGGCGGCCCGGTAGTCGGTCAGCTCCTCGGAGTCCACCCAGTCCAGCTCGATCTTCGTACCGTGGGCTCCCCCGGCGTGACCCAGGGCCTCCACCACGGAAAGGTAGGCGTCCTGGAGCTTGATGTACTTCCCGATAACCGCGACCCGGACCGTCTCCTCCGCGCCCATGATCCTGTCCACCAGCCCTCGCCAGCTCCTGAGGTCCGCCCCCGGAGCGTCGAGGCCGAGCTTGTCGAGCACCAGATCGTCCAGCCGCGAGTCGTGCAGGGCGAGCGGGATGTCGTACAGGGTCGGGGAGTTCTCGGCCGGTATCACCGAGTCGAGCTCCGTGTCGCCGAAGAGCGCGATCTTCTTCCGCACGTCCTCCTCTATAGGGCGGTCGGCGCGACAGATGAGTACGTCCGGCGAGATACCGATCTCACGCAGCCGCTGGGTGGAGTGCTGGGTCGGCTTGCTCTTCAGCTCCCCGGCGGCCTCGATGTACGGCACGTAGGAGACGTGGACGTAGAGCACGTTCCTGCGCCCAACGTCGTTTCGGAACTGACGGATCGCCTCCAGAAACGGCAGGCTCTCGATGTCGCCGACGGTGCCGCCGATCTCGGTTATGACGATGTCGTTGTCCTGGCCGAGACGGCCTATGCGGTTCTTGATCTCGTTCGTTATGTGCGGGATCACCTGCACCGTCGCCCCGAGGTAATCCCCACGCCGCTCGCGGTTTATGACCTCCGAGTACACGCTGCCGGTCGTGACGTTGGACAGTCGCCCGAGGTTCTCGTCCAGAAAACGCTCGTAATGTCCGAGGTCGAGGTCGGTCTCGGCGCCGTCCTCCGTGACGTACACCTCGCCGTGCTGGTACGGGTTCATGGTGCCGGGGTCCACGTTCAAGTACGGATCGAACTTCTGCAGGACCACCCGGTACCCCCGGCTTTTGAGGAGCATCCCCAGGGCGGCGGCGCTGGTCCCCTTGCCTATAGAGGATACGACCCCGCCGGTGACGAAGATGTACTTCGTCACGTCTCCCGCTCCGTCTCGTCTCGGCTCACCCACTGCTCACCACCGGCCCCGTAGAACCCAAAAACCACGACCTCCGCTAAATCTCCTACCATCCCGATATCTGAACCTACTCGCGAATATATGGCGCTAATACATAATGTATCAGTCGCGGGGAAAGCGTACGGCGGACGGGCCACGGCAGGCCACGAGTCTCCGCCGGACGCCGAAAAACCCCGGCTTCCAGCGGCATGATACGCCCTCGGAGACGAAAATAAAACAGCCTCCCGGGAGGGACTTACGGGAATTCACTTCGTTTTCGCTTCTCGTTTCAGCTCCTCGTTTCAGCTCCAGGGTCAGTCTTCCTCGCCGAGCAGATCGGAGGCGTGGGTCAGGGAGGCGTCGTCCACCCGGCCCGAGAGCATCCGGGCCAGCTCGCGGCGGCGCTCCTCGCCCTGGACGGGCAGGATGCGGGTGATGGTGCGCCCGGCGCTCTCCTCCTTTGCGACGACCACCTGAGAGCCGGCGCCCGATGCGATCTGGGGCAGGTGGGTGATCGTCAGGACCTGATTGCGGCCGCCGAGCCTCTTTAGCTTCTCGCCCACGGCGGTCGCGGTCTCGCCGCCTATTCCGGCGTCCACCTCGTCGAAGACGTAGGTCGCGCCGGGCTCGATGCTCTCCTGGGCCAGCCGGATGGCGAGCATGATGCGCGACAGCTCCCCGCCGGAGGCGTAGCGGCGGACCGGCAGCAGGGGCTCGCCGGGGTTTGGCCGGATGGTGAACTCCACCCGCTCCCGGCCCGAGGGTCCGGGCCCGGTCTCGGCCAGCTCCGCCAGAAAGGTGGTGCCGCCCAGCTTGAGGTCCGCCAGGTTCTCCTGAACCCGCCCGGCAAGCGCCGCGGCCGCCTCCTCGCGCCCGGCCGTGATCCCGGCGGCCAGCGACTCCAGCTTCTGCTCTCCGGAGGAGATCCTGCGCTCCAGCTCCTCGGTCTCCTCTCCGGCATTCTCCAGCCGGGAGAGCCTCTGGCCGGCCTCCTCCAGGTACCCCTCCACGTTTTCGCCGTACTTGCGTTCGAGCTCCCGGAAATCGGCGAGGCGGCCCTCGATCTCGTCCAGCCTGCCGGGGTCGGCCTCCAGCTCGTCCAAATAGGATCGGAGCTCGTACGCCACGTCCTCAAGCTCCGCCCCGATGCCGCCGACCCGCTCCAGGAGCCCGGACAGCCCCTCGTCGTAGCCGCCCGCCCGCTCTAACTCCGAGCGCGCCCGGCCGACGCCCTGCATTGCTCCGCCTTCCTCGCCGGATAGCGCACCGGTTGCGGTCCCGACGGCCTCCAGGAGGTCGGTGACGTTTCGCAGCCGCTCACGCTCACGGGCGAGGGCGGCGGCCTCCTCGGCGGAGTAGCCGGAGTCCTGTATCTCCGAGACCTGGTAGCGGAGAAAGTCCAGCTCCCGGATGCGAGCCTCGGCGCCGGAGGAGATCTCGGCCAGCTCCCGCCGGTCACGCTCGACCTCGCGCCAGAGAGCCGCGTGCTCCTTGAGCGCCTCCCGCGCCCGCTCCGGCAGGAAGTCGTCCAGGATTCTTAGCTGCTCGGCGGGATCGGTGAGCTTGCCTTGCTCGCGCTGGCCGTGATAGGAGACCAGCCGGTCGCCGATGGCCGCGAGCGCCTTTACCGGCACCGAGACCCCGCAGACGTAGCACCGCGAACGCCCCTCCCCGGTAAGGGTGCGGCGCAGGGTCAGCCCCTCGGCGAGATCCCCCTCGTCAAGTTCGTCGTACAGATCGCCGAGCGCCTCCGAGAGCGTGCGGCCGAGGAGATCTTCCGGCAGCACGAACGTACCCTCGACCGTGGCCTTCTCGGAGCCTGCGCGCACCGACTCGGAGCGGGCGCGGCCCCCGAGCAGGAGCTGAAGGGCGGTGGCGAGCAGGGTCTTTCCGGCCCCGGTCTCGCCGGTTATGGCGTTGAGGCCGGGCTCGAACTCCAGCGTGGCCTCCTCTATGAGGGCGACGTTTCGGACGGAGAGCTCAGTAAGCACTAAGGATTCCTCATAAAAGCCTCACGAGATCCTCACAGGAAGGTCCTCCTCACCGCCCGCCACCAGCTCCACTCGTCGGTGCGGCCTATTTTTATGCTCTCCTCGGAGAGACCCACCCTGACGGTGGACCCTGGTTCGAGCTCGTAAGGCTCCCCGCCGTCCAGCGACAGCAGGGCTCCGCGGGTGTTGAGGGTGAGCTCGGTGCGCTGCTCTCCTCCGAGCACCATCGGGCGGCTGACCAGCGAGTGCGGCGCTATGGGGACCAGGGTGTAGCATGGCACGTCGCCGGAGATTATGGGGCCGCCGGCGGAGAGTGCGTACGCGGTGGAGCCGAGGGGCGTAGCGGCTATGAGGCCGTCGCACTGGTAGGAGGCGAGACGTTCCCCGCCGACGGATACCTCGACGGAGGCGATCTGGTGCGGCCGTTTCTTGAGCAGGACCGCGTCGTTGACGGCGAGCCGCCGCTCTCCGCCGCTCTCTATCTCCAGGAGCCGGTACTCCTGCACGTGCAGGGCCCCTTCCAAGACCTGCTCAACGCCAGGCTCTATGTTCTCCGGGCTCATCCCGCTCATAAAGCCGACCGTCCCGAGGTTCACCCCAAGGAGTACCTTCCCGGGGTGGGTTTTCGAGGCCCTGAGCATGGTCCCGTCGCCGCCGAGCACGAAGATCACGTCCGCCGCACCGTCCACGGGACTCTCGGTGTCGTGGGTGTCTTCGGTGTCGTGGGTGTCTTCGGTGTCGTGGGTGTCGTAAGAGACCTCGGCGCTCCCCACCACCTCGACGTCGTGCTTCTCCAGGACGGCCACGAGCCGGCTGGCATATTCCGGGTCCACGTCCGGGTTCTTGACGATGCCGGCTCGGCGCAAGGTGGGATCTTCCGGGCTCCAGCTCACCCCTGGACCGCCTCGGAGATCTCGGAAATCTCGGAGATGCGCTCCGCGGTAAGCGTCCGGCCGGAGCCGCGCAGGAGCCGCAGCGGGTACTCCTGGTTGCCCGAGCGCCGCCCGGTAACGGAGGCCCGGGTGAGGTCCACCGCCCCGAACCCGAGCCGCTCGAACTCCTCGGCCACCCGGGTTATGGCGGCGGCGCGGGCGAGAGGGTCGCGGACCACGCCGCCGCGCCCGACCTGCTCCGGCCCGGCCTCGAACTGGGGCTTTACGAGCAGCACCATCTCCCGCAGGTTCTCGGCGGACCCGGCCACGCCCGCCAGCGCAACCGGCAGCGAGATAAACGAGAGGTCCCCGACGAGCAGGTCAGGCTCGAACGGGAGATCCCGCACAGAGAGGTAACGGATATTGGTCCGTTCGAGCACCTCGACCCGGGGGTCGTTGCGCAGGCTCCAGTCCAGTTGTCCGTAGCCGACGTCGGCCGAGATCACCCGCGAGGCCCCCCGTTGCAACAGAACGTCGGTGAATCCCCCGGTCGAGGCTCCGGCGTCCAGGCAATCACGCCCCCCGACCTCGACGCCGAACTCGTCCAGCGCGCCGGCGAGCTTCTCCCCGGCGCGGGAGACGTACGGGCTCCGCTCTTCGACGGAGATCTCCGCGTCTCCGGTGTGACGGCTACCGGACTTGGTAACCACCTCGCCGCCGACCCGGACCGAACCGGCCAGAATCATGCCCTGCGCCCGGCTGCGGCTCTCGGCCAAACCGCACTCGACGAGCAGATTGTCCAGACGCTCCTTGGAGGTCGCAGCCGTAACTCTTTGTGATCCGTATCGTGTCCCTCGCGTTCCCCGTGATCCGGTTCCGTCCGTAGCCATGCTCCCCCGAGACCTCCGAGACCTAACCCACGCCGTCAATGCCGGCTCTCAAACCCCTGAGACGCCTGAAGCACTTAAGAAGCACTTGAAATACCCAAGACGCAAAGCCTACAACGGCCGGGCCACACTGTCTGCGCTGCACGCCCCGTCTCGCGTCCGCGGGCAGGTCTAGCTGCCCCGGTTGCGGACGAACAGGGCGAGCTCCCGGAGCCCGCCGGTCTTTTCGCCGGTCGGGGCCGGCTCGACCTTTTCTAGGGCCCCGAGGGCGCGGTCCAGGGCGGCGTCGGCCTCGCCCCGGGCGCCGTCCAGGCCGTACACCCCGACGAAGGTCGCCTTCGCCTTCTCGGCGTCGCTCCCGGCGCTCTTTCCAAGCTCGTCGGCGGTCGCCGTCGCGTTCAGGAGGTCGTCCACGATCTGGAAGCAGAGCCCGAGCTCTCCGGCGTAGACGCCTATCGCCTCCAGAGGGCCACCCCTGCCCCCGGCGAGCACCGCACCCATCCGGGCCGAGGCCCGGATGAGCGCCCCGGTCTTGAAGCCGTGGATCAGGGAGAGGGTCTCGGGGTCCGCGCCGGAGCCGGCCCCGGTGCTCTCGACGTCTATTACCTGCCCGCCGACCATGCCCTCGACGCTGGTCGCGGCGGCCAGGGCGTGGGCGGCCTCCAGACGCTGCTCGGGAGTGCCCTCCTGCTCGCCGGTTACGAGCATCATCGCCTCCCCGAAAAAGGCGTCCCCCGAGAGGATGGCGAGGGCCTCGCCGTACTTCTTGTGGGTGGTGGGACGCCCCCGGCGGTAATCGTCGTCGTCCATCGCCGGCAGGTCGTCGTGGATCAGGGAGTACGTGTGTATGAGTTCCACGGCGGCGGCGGCCGGCAGTACCCGCTCCGGGTCGGCCCCGAACACGCGGGCGACCTCCATACACAGCGTCGGCCTTACGCGCTTGCCACCGCCGAGCATCGAGTAGCGCATGGCCTCGACCAGCCGCGAGAGGCGAGGCTCGGCCGAGAAATACAGGCCCTCCAGATAACCCTCGAACGCCGAGCGGTGGGACTCCCACACGGCGTCCCAGGAAGGCTCACTCTCCGGCGGGGCCGGGCGTGAGCGGGGATACGGGCCTCTAGCCATGCCCGATCAACTCTCGGCCCGCCCCGCGCAGCACGCCGCCGACGAACCCCGGCGCCTCTTCACTGGAGAAGCCCTTGGCGAGCTCCACGGCCTCGTTTACGGCGACCTCTTGGGGCACGTCGGGGGCGTTGATCATCTCGTACAGGGCGAGGCGCATTATGGTGCGGTCAACCGAGTTCATGCGGCCTATCTTCCACCCCTCCGCCGCCTCGCCGATGCGCTCGTCGAGATCGAGGCGGTCCCGCTCAACGCCCCGGGCGAGCTCCTCGGCGTACTCCTCGAGGTCGCCTTTATAGTGACGCCAGCGCGCCAGGATGCTATCCAGCCCGACCCCGGTGACGTCGCTCTGATACAGCGTGAGGAAGGCCTGTTTTCTGGCGCGTCTACGGCTCACTCGTGCCTTTCCGTCTCGTCTTCCCTACTTTTCACTGCTCTTCGCCTCTTCACCAATCTCCCCCGCGCGGGACCGGGCCTCTAGACCCGGGTCTGGTACTCGCGATTACGAGTGTCTATGCGCAGCCGGTCGCCGCGCTCCACGAAAAGCGGCACCTGCACCGTAAGGCCGGTCTCCATGGTGGCGGGCTTGCTGCCGCCGGTCGCGGTGTCGCCTTTTACTCCCGGGTCCGTATCCGCTACCTCTAGCTCGACGTGGGGCGGGGCCTGCACGCTGACGACCTCGCCGTCGGCGTAGAGTATGTTCGCGGTCGTATTCGCCGCGATGAAGTCCGCGGTATCTCCTACGACGCCGGCGGGTATGGCGGCCTGCTCGAAGGACTCGGCGTCCATGAAGTGCAGGCTCTCACCGTCCGAGTACAGGAAGGTCGCGGGCCTCGACTCTGTGCGGATGTCTTCGAGCTTCTCGCCGGCCCGGAAGGTCTTGTCCTGGACCGAGCCGGTGTCTATGTTGCGCAGCTTCGTGCGCACGAACGCGGCCCCCTTGCCCGGCTTTACGTGCTGGAACTGCACGATGGTAAACCGCTTGCCGTCTACCTTTATCGTGGTCCCGTTCTTGAACTGATTGGTGGATATCATGGTACTCGTACTCCTAAACGCTTCTAAAACCCGGTAAGACTCGGTATGGCTTGGCATCGTGGCGGACCTGCCGCGCACGGGCCGATATTATCGCACAACCGGGGCCCGGGCTAACGGATATCCACGAACGTCTAGCGTGGCTTGCTGCTCTTTTCGTGGCGGGGCAGACCGTCGTCTATAGAGAGCCAGCTTACGGCCTGCGAGTGCCAGCTATGCACCGTTGGAGCAAGCCTATCGGGCTCGTCGAAGAGGCCGGCGTGCAGGTAGATCTCACCCGGAAGCAGCTCGTCTTCGTAAGAGACGGTGCCGCCACACGTGCCGCAGAAGGCGCGGGTCACGGTCTCCGAGGACTGGTACTTTTTCGGCTCGTCCCCGGTGTACTCGACCTTCTCGGCGTCGTAGCCGACGAGCGCGGAGACCGGCGCGCCGCTGGATATCCGGCAGTCCACACAATGACAGTACACGCACGTTAGCGGCTCGCCGTGCGCCACGAAATGGAAGCTGCCGCAGAGGCATCTTCCGGTCGCCGCGTTCTCCCCGGAGAGGCTCATCGCGGCTCCGGGGCGTGGTCTCTGGAGAGGACGTAGGAGACGGCGGCCCGGTATCCGAAGGCGCCCATGCCGGCTATAACGGCGTCCACGGAGGGTGAGATCACGGACTCCCGCCGCCAGCCCTCGCGGGCGTGGACGTTGGAGAGGTGGACCTCGACCTTTGGCATCTCGACCATCTCCAGCGCGTCGTGCAGGGCGTAGGCGTAGTGGGTCCAGGCTCCGGGATTTATTATGAGGCCGTCGTAGCCCTCCTCTCCATCCGGCGCGGCGGCGTGGATCCAGGCCACCATCTCACCCTCGTGGTCGGTCTGGCGTAAGTCTATCCCGGTCCCCGGGAACGTCTCCTGAAGCTCTGACCGGATGTCGTCCAGGGTGAGACCGCCATAGACCTCCAGGCGCCGGCGGCCGAGCCTACCGAGGTTGACGCCGTTTAGCACCAGTATCCGTCCGCTATATGTACGGGGACTATTCAACCACTTCCTCCACGGCCAATCGAGCCTCCTCTTCGGATACGGGCACGTCCCAGACGGGACGCCCGATCTCTTCCAGCAGCACGAAGCGGTGCCCACCATCTCCCGAGCGGCGCTTCTTGTCCCGGCCCATCGCCCGGAGCACTGCCGCCGGCTCGACACCTTTCGTCCCTAGCGGCAACCCGGCGGCCCCGAGAAGCTCGTCCTGCTCCGCGGCAAGCTCCACGCCGAACCGCTTCTCGGAGAGCCGCGCGGCGGCCCGCATCCCGAGCCCTACGGCCTCGCCGTGGGCCAGAGAGTATGCGGCGGCCGCCTCCAGGCCGTGCCCGATGGTGTGACCGTAGTTGAGGATGGCGCGCCGTCCCGACTCGCGCTCGTCGGCCTCCACCACCCCGGCCTTGAACCGTACGGAGTGCGCCACGAGCGTGAGCAGGGCGCCCCGATCCCCCGCGCGGGCGGGCTCTAGCAGGGACAGGTCCCGGTAGAAGTCTCCCCCCGAGAGCAGGCCCATCTTCAGCACCTCGGCGAGCCCGCACGAGACCTCACGTCCCGACAACGAGCCGAGCATGGCGGTATCGGCGACGACGGCGCGGGGCTGGAGAAAGGCCCCGGCGAGGTTCTTCCCCTCCGGCAGGTCCACCCCGACCTTCCCCCCGACCGAGCTATCCACCATCGCCAGCAGCGAGGTCGGCACCTGCACGAACCCGATGCCCCGCAGGTAGCTCGCCGCCACGAAGCCGCCGAGGTCGCCGATCACGCCTCCCCCCAGGGCGACGAGCACGGAGTTCCGGGAGAGACCGACCCGGGCGAGCCTGCCGAGTACCTCCGCGTAGATTTCGAGGCTCTTCGAGCCCTCTCCGGCGGGAACCTCGACGGTCTCCAAGACGTCCATCCCGGCGGACCGCAGCGAGCGCGCGAGCCCCGCCGCGTACAACGGGCCGACGTTGGAGTCCGTGAGTATGGCCGCCGCGCCGGTTGCTCCGAATGCGGCGTTCCCCGCCGCTGCGCCCACCGCCTCAGCCAAGATCTCCCCCGTCCGGAGGCCGGGGCCGACCAGCACGTCGTACGGGCTCGAACCCCCGACGGGTATTCGATGCCGGTCTACGCCGTCTACCCCTTCAGCCAACGCTCGATCTCCTTCGCCACCTTGCGCGCCGGGCGGTTGCCGACGTGTATCCTCAGCCCGGCGACCTCCCGGTACAACGGCAGGCGCTCCTCGTACCGGCGCTCGAAGTCCGCGAACCCGCCGGCGGCGAGCGGCCTGCCCGGACGGCGGGTTCGCTCGTACAGCGCCTCTATATCCTCGTGCAGAAATACCGTGTCAGCCCGCCGCAGCAACTCGCGGTTGCGAGGCTCCAACACCACGCCCCCGCCACACGCGACCACCCGCCTCTCCGCGCCGTCGAGAGCTGCGGCGAGCGCCTCGTGCTCCACCTCGCGGAAGCGGGCCTCGCCGGACTCGGAGAAGATCTCGGGTATCGAGCGCCCCTCGCGACGGCGTATGTCACGGTCGAGGTCCACCAGGGTCCAGCCGAGGCCGCGGGCCAGCATCCGGCCGACGGTGCTCTTGCCGCTGCCCATGTAACCCACGAGCGCCACTGGCCTCGGGCTCTGTGCAGGCACCCCCGGCCTCTAGGACGGCCCGAAACCAGACGAGCCAGAGGAGCCGGAAGGCGCGGCAGAGCGCACGCCGCCGACCGTGCCCTGCAGGCGCCGCATGTAGGACTCGTAGGAGGAGCGCAGGTCGGTCAGGTTATCCGCGCCGAACTTCTCCAGAAAGGTTTCGGCCAGCACGACCGCGACCATCGCCTCCCCGATCACGGCCGCCGCCGGCACCGCGCAGGAGTCGGCCCGCTCCCTGAAGGCCCTCGAAGGCTCGCCGGTCGAGAGATCCACGGTCTGCAGCGCCTTGGCGATGGTCGAGATGGGCTTCATCGCGACGCAGACCACCACGGGCTCGCCGTTTGTCATGCCACCTTCTAGGCCGCCGAGGCGGTTGCTGGTCCGCGTCAGGCCCGCAACGCCCTCTCCGTTCTCCGACGGTACGATCTCGTCCTGCACCTCGCTGGAGCGGTGGCGGGCCACGTCGAAGCCGTCTCCGAACTCCACGCCTTTCATCGCGTTTATGGACATCACGGCCGCCGCGAGCTTCGCGTCCAGCTTGTCGCGCCAGTCCACGTAGGAGCCAAGACCGGGCGGGCAGCCGCGGGCCACGACCACGAACTCCCCGCCGAGGGCGTCCCGGTCGCGGCGGGCGGCGTCTATCTCCGCCTTCATCTTCTCGGCGGCCTCGGGGTCGGGACAGCGCACGTCGGACTCGTCGGCCGTCGCCGCGCCCGCGACGGCGGTCTGCTTCTCGGTGGCCGCGCCGCCTATGCGGTACACGGCGCTGTGTATCTCGATGCCGAACTCGGAGAGGAGCCTTTTCGCCACGCCTCCGGCCGCGACCCGGGCGGTGGTCTCTCGGGCACTGGAGCGTTCCAGGACGTTGCGGAGGTCGTCGAAGGCGTACTTCTGCATCCCGGCGAGGTCGGCGTGACCGGGCCGGGGCAGGGTAACGGGCTGGTTGTGCTTCCCGTCTTTGCCCTCCTCGACCGGGTCCGGCGTCATCCGGGCCTCCCAGTTGGCGTAGTCCTGATTGCGGATCAACATGGACACCGGCGCGCCCAGGGTCCTGCCGTGCCGGACACCGCCGATGAACTCGATCCCGTCCCGCTCTATCTTCTGGCGGCCGCCGCGCCCGTAACCCTTCTGCCGGCGCGCGAGGTCCCGGTCCACATCCTCCACGGTTAGCGGGAGCCCGGCCGGGACCCCGTGTACCAGCGTTACCTCTGCCGGGCCGTGCGACTCGCCCGCCGTCGAAAAGCTAAACCTCAAATCCGCCCCGTATCCTCTCTAATACCTCTGTCATGGGCCCTGTGAGAGCCGGAAATACGACCCGGACCATCCGGGCCGAAAGATAAATATAACCCAGTCTCTCTCCGAGGACATCCGTTTCCGCCCGTTGCCGGTGGCGTTACTCGTACTACTTGTACGTCCCGCCTCCCGCGTTGCCACCGTTGCGGAAGTCCTCCGGGGGCTGTCCGGCGCCCGAGCGGCCGGAGCCGCCGGAGCCGGGAGGACCCTGCACGCCGGCGGGGCCCCGCTGACCGGCGGAGTCCGGCTGATCCGCCGCGTCCCGGCCACCGTTACCGCCACCGTTTCGTTCCTCCTCACAGAGCAGCCTGTCGAAATCACGCTCGATGTTGCTACAGTCAACCTGTTCCCCGTTCGGAGCCGTGGCCGCACCACCCGCCGCAGTATTCCTATCCTGCGGGGTCTGACTAGCTCCGCCAGCGCCGTCTTCGCCGTTCTGTCCCTGCAAAGAAGTCGAACCCTGGCTTCCGGGAGAGCCTCCATCGGCGCCGAAGCCCGTGCTCTCGCCACCACTTCCGTCTCCGCTCCGAGCACCTGCTTCGTTCCTGCCGGTAGTAGCGTCCGCTTCGGCACCCCCGTCTCCGGTAGTTGACCCGGCGTTGGCGCCATCCGTCTCGGCCTCGGCCACAACCGGGTTGAAGGGGTTTCGCTCTTCGCCGAAAGCGGCGTAGTCGGGATCTCCGTCGGGGATGGTTCCGGAGTCATCCCCGCTCTGTACGGCTCCGCCGGAGTCGTCCCCGGAGGACTGGGCCCGGGCCTCGTGACCGCCTCCGCCGCCGAGGGCCCACGTAGTAGCCAGGCCGAAGAGGAGTAGGGTAGCCGTGAGAGCGGCGAGTAACAGGACACGGCCTTTCTGGCCTCCCTTACGGGGCGGGCCCGGGGTGCGGGTCATGCCTTCGTACAATTTACCGGACATTCACATCCATCTTTACCGCCATTATACGGCTTCCGCTAGCCACCTTCGTCGCTCTCGTCACTTGAATCACCTGTATC from Rubrobacter aplysinae includes these protein-coding regions:
- a CDS encoding alanine dehydrogenase; translated protein: MRIGVVKELTPGESRVALTPHAVNELSRAGHRVLVEPGAGDLAAIPDEEYAEAGARMAAEASEVYAEAELVAKVYGPVPEEYGYLRPGLMIFAFLSLAVNRRLTRALLDSGCVAFAMESVRDERGRLPLLTPMSEIAGRLVPQIGAHYLQRPSGGRGVLLGGATGVRPGRVVVLGAGIV
- a CDS encoding NAD(+)/NADH kinase, which codes for MRRAGIVKNPDVDPEYASRLVAVLEKHDVEVVGSAEVSYDTHDTEDTHDTEDTHDTESPVDGAADVIFVLGGDGTMLRASKTHPGKVLLGVNLGTVGFMSGMSPENIEPGVEQVLEGALHVQEYRLLEIESGGERRLAVNDAVLLKKRPHQIASVEVSVGGERLASYQCDGLIAATPLGSTAYALSAGGPIISGDVPCYTLVPIAPHSLVSRPMVLGGEQRTELTLNTRGALLSLDGGEPYELEPGSTVRVGLSEESIKIGRTDEWSWWRAVRRTFL
- the recN gene encoding DNA repair protein RecN — encoded protein: MLTELSVRNVALIEEATLEFEPGLNAITGETGAGKTLLATALQLLLGGRARSESVRAGSEKATVEGTFVLPEDLLGRTLSEALGDLYDELDEGDLAEGLTLRRTLTGEGRSRCYVCGVSVPVKALAAIGDRLVSYHGQREQGKLTDPAEQLRILDDFLPERAREALKEHAALWREVERDRRELAEISSGAEARIRELDFLRYQVSEIQDSGYSAEEAAALARERERLRNVTDLLEAVGTATGALSGEEGGAMQGVGRARSELERAGGYDEGLSGLLERVGGIGAELEDVAYELRSYLDELEADPGRLDEIEGRLADFRELERKYGENVEGYLEEAGQRLSRLENAGEETEELERRISSGEQKLESLAAGITAGREEAAAALAGRVQENLADLKLGGTTFLAELAETGPGPSGRERVEFTIRPNPGEPLLPVRRYASGGELSRIMLAIRLAQESIEPGATYVFDEVDAGIGGETATAVGEKLKRLGGRNQVLTITHLPQIASGAGSQVVVAKEESAGRTITRILPVQGEERRRELARMLSGRVDDASLTHASDLLGEED
- a CDS encoding CTP synthase; amino-acid sequence: MTKYIFVTGGVVSSIGKGTSAAALGMLLKSRGYRVVLQKFDPYLNVDPGTMNPYQHGEVYVTEDGAETDLDLGHYERFLDENLGRLSNVTTGSVYSEVINRERRGDYLGATVQVIPHITNEIKNRIGRLGQDNDIVITEIGGTVGDIESLPFLEAIRQFRNDVGRRNVLYVHVSYVPYIEAAGELKSKPTQHSTQRLREIGISPDVLICRADRPIEEDVRKKIALFGDTELDSVIPAENSPTLYDIPLALHDSRLDDLVLDKLGLDAPGADLRSWRGLVDRIMGAEETVRVAVIGKYIKLQDAYLSVVEALGHAGGAHGTKIELDWVDSEELTDYRAARDRLSEADGVLVLPGFGDRGTEGKVEAARYARESGTPYLGLCLGMQIAVIEYARHVAGLAGANSSELDPETEHPVIDIMADQVGVELGGTMRLGAYPCQIAPGTLASRVYGETMVQERHRHRYELNNFYRERLTGSGMTFSGTSPDGRLVEIAEVQDHPFYIGCQFHPEFKSRPLSPHPLFRGFVGACRESRAVLSRESRETEAG
- a CDS encoding polyprenyl synthetase family protein, encoding MARGPYPRSRPAPPESEPSWDAVWESHRSAFEGYLEGLYFSAEPRLSRLVEAMRYSMLGGGKRVRPTLCMEVARVFGADPERVLPAAAAVELIHTYSLIHDDLPAMDDDDYRRGRPTTHKKYGEALAILSGDAFFGEAMMLVTGEQEGTPEQRLEAAHALAAATSVEGMVGGQVIDVESTGAGSGADPETLSLIHGFKTGALIRASARMGAVLAGGRGGPLEAIGVYAGELGLCFQIVDDLLNATATADELGKSAGSDAEKAKATFVGVYGLDGARGEADAALDRALGALEKVEPAPTGEKTGGLRELALFVRNRGS
- a CDS encoding TlyA family RNA methyltransferase; this encodes MDNLLVECGLAESRSRAQGMILAGSVRVGGEVVTKSGSRHTGDAEISVEERSPYVSRAGEKLAGALDEFGVEVGGRDCLDAGASTGGFTDVLLQRGASRVISADVGYGQLDWSLRNDPRVEVLERTNIRYLSVRDLPFEPDLLVGDLSFISLPVALAGVAGSAENLREMVLLVKPQFEAGPEQVGRGGVVRDPLARAAAITRVAEEFERLGFGAVDLTRASVTGRRSGNQEYPLRLLRGSGRTLTAERISEISEISEAVQG